The genomic DNA CCAACTTTTCTTAAAGTCTCTGCCCACATATCCTCACGATATACGAGTAACTCGCCCATAAGCTCGCCAAAACATCCTGCTACATGATCAATATTCGTTTCCCCGTTTTTTTCATATACCTGAAGCTGCCTTAGGCATTTCCCAATAACTTGCTGCTGTCTAGGATATTTCCTGCAAATTTTCTTATAATCTTTTTTTAAAAATTTTGCACCTGCTAATCCTTTTACACTTCTATCATCCTGCCAATCATCCAAAAAATGATGATAAGTCATGGCAATATTCATATCCGCTGCATATTCGGTAATTTCATTACACAACTGATCTTGCTTCTTTATGGGATGCACTGCACACCTACGTTGCTTTTTTACTATATTACTTTCATATAAGGACGTTAACAATACAACAAAGAATGTCATGTCATAGGTCAGTGTCATTTGTCCGATCCGACCGTGTTTATCCTGCAAGGTTCTACATAATCCACAGTAATAAGCTTTATATTTATAGTAATCCTTCATTTTAAGTTCTGGTTTATAAACATTAACATATCCAAACATATTGGCCTCTTTCTTATGTCATTTTATGCTACTAAATATAGCATATACCCCTTGTAACTACAAGGATGAAGTATAATGAAGAAATATTCCCTGGATATTATCGCCTGCATGACACTTACCATGGCACCTCGCAATTATTCTTTTACATCATAAAACCAAAAAATCCGTTCATGTCCTTTGGTCACATGTTTAATCTTTGAAAGCTTACCAAATGGCACTACCCATAAATATCCATTACGATCTAAATAGGGCTCTCCACTTTCTGCTTTTTTCACCTTTGTTGTTTCCCCCCAAACATTTGAATAATAATAAGTATCATAACTGGTAATATCAAGTTCAATATTATATAAATCTCTTAAAATAAAATCTCCATATGTTCGAATATAAACTAAATTATCCTGAACCCCAACAAATTCAACATTGACCTCATCTAATTCTTTGTTATAATCCGTTACCTGGGATCCTTCAACCTTAAACAAAGCAGCATTTGTGTAATATCCTTTATTACTTTGCATATCATGGTTTGACCTTTGATAAATCCAAGTGGCATTTTCTACGACATAGGTTTCTACATAAGGTTCAATATTTTCATACCTTGATGTAACAAGACCGTCTTGTAGGATAAACATTTCGTAAGCTCTAGGCGTATAGGGTGCCGCCACTTCAAGCCCATAATAAATTTCAAAAAACATAAAGGTTATATGCTCATTAATGACCAATTGTCTAAGCTTATATATATATTCATTCCCGTAGATCTTCCTTTCCTCTAGCTCTTTTTTTATATTGGTAAGATCATATATTTGATAATCTTTCCAATGGATTTCGTTACCTCTTTCAGTTAGTTGATCCTGAGGTATCTCTCTAATACCTTCATAGCGATTGGTGTTTTGTTTTTCATAAATAACCTCAAGCATTTCTTGTTGCGCATCGGTTAAAGGTATTAAAGGGCCATCTAAACTTCTCTTGGTATAATAAGTATTCCCACCCGAATTTAAATAAAAATATTCTTTGTCGTCGTAAACGATTTGATCGAATAGCTTTGGCATATATGAAATAATCTCAAGCCCTTTCTTTTGGTCAAAAAACAGGGTGAGTTTAAACTGATTATGTACATAGTCCCAACTCATAGGAAAGTATGTAATATCTCTGAAATTGAGCATTGGATAAGGCTGCTTCGATTGATCAATTTTTACATCATTCACATAAATATCATAGGTTGGTAAACTGGCTTTATAGGTGCTCGTTAAGCTGTTATTGCTGCCAGTGGTTTGTTTAACTTCTTCTTCTGCATGAACGCTATTAATCCTAAGTTCCTTTCCCCACTTCAAGTCTACGCCTAAAGCTCTCGCATAATCGCTTGTTAACGGGAAATAAGTAACGTCTTTGTAAACAATCAATGGGTATTTTGCATTGGTATTGTCAATGATTACATTGTTGAGCTTCACATCAAAGGACGGAATCTTCACGTTAACCTTTTGGTTGGCGCCATTGCTGACGTTCACACCCTGAAACGATAATACAAACACAAGAATTGTTACCAATAAATATTTCATTCTCTTTTTCATTCTACTCTCCTCCATTTTAGGGTGCCTGACACCACACAATTCACGTACAATTCATTTCGCTTTCTCAATTCAAATTAGATTATCATTATTTCTAAGAATTTCTTAATTTCTCCAGCGAATTTGATGTGATTAAAAGCACGTCATGCTGATTTAATCATATTGCAAGCTTGAACTTTAATCAAGTGAATTTTAATTAGGCGGATAATTATATAATCAATATGTTTGGGCACATAAGGCCGCAATATGATTGTAGTTCTTTCCAAATAGCTGCTAATGTGACTTTGTCACAGAATATCTCTTCTACTTTTGTTACACTACCTATAAACCAAAACTGATAGAGAGGAATTCACATATGTCAAAAGCATTCATTATTGGTAACGGTCTTGGCGCAAACCTGCGTAATCATAAATATCTCTTTCTAATATCACTGCTTTACTTTATACTAGGTTTTATCAACATTCATTTTGCTTTATTAGGTTTTTTTTGTATGATCATACCTTTCATTTTATTATTTAAAACCAAGAAGAAAACTTGGTGCCAAGGTTACTGCCCTAGGGCAAGCTTGTATACGGCTTGTGGTCGTGTCAATGTTACAAAACCTCCGCATTCGCTACGGTTTCGTAACCGAATGCAAGCTTCAAAGTATTCATCACGTAAAACCCCTCAATCCTTTATTCATGGTAACGTGAAGTGGCTAATTTTATCCTATTTTGGAATCAATTTATTTTTTCTTACAATGACTACCTTAAGAGTTGGTAATGGGATAATGCCACCAATGGCATATATAAGATTTTTGTTGTTTTTTCAGATTCCAGTTGAGATGCCTCAACTTATTGAATTGAATCATTTAGCACCCTGGATTACACATTTAGCATATCGATTTTATTCCATGATGATGACTACCACGGTGATTGGACTGATTCTGGCATTTATTTACAAACCTAGAACTTGGTGCACCATTTGTCCCATTGCTACCGTTTCAGATGTTATAATAAAAAAGCAACTATAAAGGAGATTACGATGAATAAAAAAAACATACTTATTCTATTAATGGTAATTGCTATAACCTCATTTACTGGATGTACTTCAAAAGATGATTCGACTATTTCTGAGTACAAAAAAATCACAGCAGCAGAAGCAAAAGAAATGATGGATCAAAACGAAAATATTCTGATCTTAGATGTAAGAACTGAGGAAGAATTCAATTCAGGACATATTGAAGGAGCTATACTCCTTCCTGATTATGAAATAGCTGATCAGGCTGAAGTTGTTCTAAACGACAAAGCTGCCACTATCTTAGTATATTGTCGTAGTGGCCAAAGAAGTGCTGGCGCTGTTAAGACTCTAAATAAACTTGGATATACGAATATAATTGATTTCGGCGGCATCAATGATTGGACTTATGAGATCGTTTCCGAGTAACTATATATTTAAACCTCATCATAAAGTAATACTTTCGGGTATTGCTTTATTTTTATTTTTATTTTGATATAATAAAATAAGAATAGGAGGTTTTCGTATGCTAGAAAATAAAGAATTAACATTCATCAAATCCCATTTCAACTTTTGGGAGAATCTAAATACGACTGAGCAAAATATAATTGTGAACAATACGATGAAAATAAAATACAGAAAAGGTCATAACCTTCACAGTGCTGTGAGCGAATGCCTTGGCGTACTTCTTCTTTTAAGTGGTGGATTACGTGTCTACATATTATCAGAAGACGGTCGAGAAGTGACTTTATACCGCTTAGATTCTGGCGATACTTGTGTACTTTCGGCCTCCTGTATTCTCAATAACATTACTTTCGATGTACACATCGATGCAGAAACAGATACTGAGGTTTACCTTTTAAACATTGGTGCTTTTAGCAAACTAGCTCAAAATAATGTTTATGTGGAGAATTTCGCACTTAAAAATACTGTAGAGAGATTTTCGGATGTGATGTGGGCATTAGAACAAATTCTATTTATGAGCTTTGATAAAAGACTCGCCATTTTCCTTTTAGATGAAATGTCCAAATCCAACGGGAATGAAATTAACCTTACACAAGAACAAATTGCAAAATATATAGGAAGTGCTCGAGAGGTTGTTTCTCGTATGCTTAAAGTCTTTCAAGCCCAGGGAATTCTTGAACAATCAAGAGGCTTCATACACGTTATTGATAAAGAAAAATTGAAAAAGCTTCTATAACACCAGAAAATCGGCAACGCCGAGTTAAAATCCTCGATATACTTCTGCCGCTTTCCAATTGCATATACAGAACTTTCCTAGTAAATCAAAAAGACCTTGCACGATACATAAATTGTAACTTGCAAGGTCTCTGGTATGTGTAGATTTTCATTTATTGAATCATAGATAAAATCTGTTGTTTTTGTTTAGCACCTACTACGCTTTGTACGACTTTCCCACCCTTAACCACTACGAGTGTTGGTATACTCATTACCTTAAAGGCTTGCGCAAGTTCTTGTTCTTCATCAACGTTAATTTTACCTACTTTGAATTTGTCTTTTGTTTCTCCTGCAATTTCATCAATAATTGGTCCAACCATTCTACAGGGACCACACCAAGTTGCCCAAAAATCTAATAATACTGGTTTATCTGATTTCATTACTTCCGATTCAAAATTTTCCTTAGTGATTTTTAATGTGCTCATAATTCATATCTCCTTTTATATATTGGTTAATAGGTATTCACTCACTGTTACTATACTTACATTATATCAATATATAAATTATTATCTGTGATTACGTCACATATAAAACCCACCAAATTCAATTTCTAAACTCGGAGGGTTATTCATTACAATCTAAATAAAGTGCTATTTTCTTCTAGTTATAGCTGTGTATATTTCATACTTGTCCCCTTGGCTTTGTCCACTGGGTATTTTTCTCTATTCTTTTCAATCTTTTTAAGGGTCGCTTCCCTTAAGTCAATTCCTACACAATCAGCCATTAACAAGCAATATAAAAACACATCGGCTAATTCATCTCCTACATTATCAAGGTCATAGTCATTATTCCATTGAAAATTCTCTAAGAGCTCGGCTGCTTCTAGATTTATGCTGATTGCCAACTTTTCAGGCGTATGAAATTGTTTCCAATTTCTTTCATCTCTGAATTTAAGTATGCTTTGTAGTATTTCGTCCATACTATTCTCCTTTATACATTTTTACATATCCTTTAATTTTAAAATGTTATGGTGAATCACTTCATGTCTACCAAGTGACTTTTAGATCTGGGAAAAGATAGGACTCAATGCCTTCCTCTTTTTTCATACTCCTATGAAAAATAATCTCGTAATCCTTAAAACCATATACCATTGCAGATGCTTTCATCGGATTGACGACCCAATATTCTTTTACTCCTGCTAGCATATAAACCTGTAACTTGCCAACCATATCCTTTGTAACGGAACTTTGTGATAAAACCTCTACTACAAGACTCGGAATACCCATATAGCTGTCTTTTTCGTCGGTGCCTGTCTCCATATCACATATAATCCCCAAATCTGGTTGTACGACATTTTTCTTCTTATCGACTACGAGTGTAATATCAAAAGGGGATACGAAAGGCTGACATTTCTTTCCAACAAAATGGTTAAATAATTGGCCGTACAACTGTCCCGTTATCATCTGATGTGTAACTTTGGGCGACGCCAACAGATATACATGCCCATCGATAAGCTCATAACGCTGCTCACTAGCCGCCGTCAATTTCAAAAATTCTTCATAACTGACCTTTCTGTCTTTAGGCTCATAATGGACTGCTTGTTCCTTAATTAAATCATCTGGGTCAAGGGGTTCTTCAAATTTGGTCACCTTTGCAATGATTCTACCATTTTTTTTAATCATGATATCTTCGTAATCTAAGAGCTTAAGCATCTTACCAAAACTATTTTTTATTTCAGTTGCGTTTAAAATCATATCCTCCACTCCTTTTTAAATAGCTATTATTTATATCGACTATTTTAGTTTACGCCTATTAGCTATTATTGTCAATAAATATGAATTCCTTTTCCTAAATTAATCAATAAAAAAAAGGACTAAATTAGTCCTATTTATCTTGCTACCAAACACTAACATACTTTTTCTTAAGTCTAATCAGATAGTTTCTATTCTTCAGTCTCTTCTTCATCTTCACAATCGCTACAGCCGTCACAGCCACATGAACAAGGGTCCAAAAGGTCTTTTGCTGTGATTAGTATACAAAATTCACGATTTAAAGTATCATCTTCCTCAAATTCTTCTAATACTTCTTTAGCTTCTTCCATTATTTCTGCTAAAAGTTCTGTTTCTGTAGTTTCCATTAACTTTTTATATTGTTCACTTACCATCATTTCAAATTCTTCGTATACGGACTCAAATGAATCTAATACCTCAATTTCTATGTCCAACTCATCCTCAGATGAGCTCAATAATAAAGATATCTCATTTGTTACAAATTCAGACATAGATACTTTTTCTACTATATCATCACACACTGCTAAAAAATCACATAACAGTTCGTTGAATTCCCTTACAAACTCTAATCTTGTTTCATTACCATCTTTTCCAAAACCTGTAAACCCTTCTAAGCTATTATCATTCTTTAAATTATCTGTCATTTTTTCCTCCACACATTTCTTTGTTTTAAATCATAGTAACATATTTTGACAAGCTTTGATACCTTGTTTATATTAAATTATTAAATCTGTATACATTCCTAACTTATTTGCATTGATTCTAGAGGACTCTCGCTGCATTGCAATTGAATATTGTTCAAGCACTTTATTTTTCTTGTAACTAGAAACCTCAGCTGCAATATCTGCGTCTTTTATTTGACTCATTGCACGTGTTTCGTTAATGATTTTGTTTTTTGTATTGTTTAAGGCATGTTCAAAAGTATTGCTCACTGAACCAATTTTCGATCTCGATTCTGTAACCTTGCCAATGGCATTATCAATATCAGCAATATCAAAGCTCTTGGTAACATCAAATTCTTTGATTCCCAAAGTCTCTAAACTACTGTTTTCAATAGATATCCTTGAACCAGATCCACTAGTATTCATAGCTACGTTTTTATTTGTAAATGAACCATCTAAAACCTTCATTGTATTAAATTCTGTATTGTTGACTGTGCTTGAAATTCCTTTTTTTAGACCTTCAATCTCATTTTGAATGATCTGCTTGTCATCGTTAGTCAAAATCCCATTACTCGCTTGCACTGACAATTCTCTGATTCTTGAAAGAGAGTCATTGATGCTTTCTAAGGAGCCTTCTGCTGTATTCAACAGGTTACCCATATCAGAAATATTGTTTACATTTTGGTTCGAGCCACTAATTTGGGCATTCATTTTTTCACTGATTGCTAGCCCTGCAGCATCGTCAGCAGCTCTATTAATTCTTTGTCCAGCAGAAAGTTTCATCATGGATTTTGCCATTTCACTATTTGCCATACTTTGAATCGTCATATTTCCACCACCTTATCTATTCACAAACAATTATCTATGATTCCTACAACGTAATCGTAGGATGTGCTGTTCTCTAGCAACGACAAAGCACGTACATACTAAAAAATGAGAACAAAAAAATTCCTTCATTCGGGGGACTGGCTGCCATCCTTGTAGGTAAGGCCCTCTAGTTTTGCGTCCCAATTTTTCAACTGGTTTGCCATTATCGTGTCAGAATTATTACTTTATAGGTATATACTACCATATTTTTTATAAAAACTCAACCTAATAATTACTTGAATTACTGCTAATACCTTATAACCCTAATAATAGTTACACGCAAACGTCTCCTTTGGTTCATGTACATTGTCATTTATCTGATAGTACTAGCTCCCTTGTTGAATACCCCCAGTTATTGATAACAATCTGGCTATTTCGCTTGAGTACCCTTTTACAAGACTTATCATATACTGATTAGTGACAAGTCTTTGGGAGGTGAAATCATGTCAAGAAAAGAGGAACAATTCCATAATCACGAATTTGTTGGCAGTACAAGATTAGCTGCACTGGAAGTTAATCCCCATAACCACCGATTTGCAGGAGTTTCAAGTGAAGCGATCCGTGTTAAG from Firmicutes bacterium HGW-Firmicutes-1 includes the following:
- a CDS encoding flagellin, giving the protein MTIQSMANSEMAKSMMKLSAGQRINRAADDAAGLAISEKMNAQISGSNQNVNNISDMGNLLNTAEGSLESINDSLSRIRELSVQASNGILTNDDKQIIQNEIEGLKKGISSTVNNTEFNTMKVLDGSFTNKNVAMNTSGSGSRISIENSSLETLGIKEFDVTKSFDIADIDNAIGKVTESRSKIGSVSNTFEHALNNTKNKIINETRAMSQIKDADIAAEVSSYKKNKVLEQYSIAMQRESSRINANKLGMYTDLII
- a CDS encoding prevent-host-death protein; translated protein: MILNATEIKNSFGKMLKLLDYEDIMIKKNGRIIAKVTKFEEPLDPDDLIKEQAVHYEPKDRKVSYEEFLKLTAASEQRYELIDGHVYLLASPKVTHQMITGQLYGQLFNHFVGKKCQPFVSPFDITLVVDKKKNVVQPDLGIICDMETGTDEKDSYMGIPSLVVEVLSQSSVTKDMVGKLQVYMLAGVKEYWVVNPMKASAMVYGFKDYEIIFHRSMKKEEGIESYLFPDLKVTW
- a CDS encoding Crp/Fnr family transcriptional regulator, which translates into the protein MLENKELTFIKSHFNFWENLNTTEQNIIVNNTMKIKYRKGHNLHSAVSECLGVLLLLSGGLRVYILSEDGREVTLYRLDSGDTCVLSASCILNNITFDVHIDAETDTEVYLLNIGAFSKLAQNNVYVENFALKNTVERFSDVMWALEQILFMSFDKRLAIFLLDEMSKSNGNEINLTQEQIAKYIGSAREVVSRMLKVFQAQGILEQSRGFIHVIDKEKLKKLL
- a CDS encoding nucleotide pyrophosphohydrolase → MDEILQSILKFRDERNWKQFHTPEKLAISINLEAAELLENFQWNNDYDLDNVGDELADVFLYCLLMADCVGIDLREATLKKIEKNREKYPVDKAKGTSMKYTQL
- the trxA gene encoding thioredoxin, producing MSTLKITKENFESEVMKSDKPVLLDFWATWCGPCRMVGPIIDEIAGETKDKFKVGKINVDEEQELAQAFKVMSIPTLVVVKGGKVVQSVVGAKQKQQILSMIQ
- a CDS encoding rhodanese-like domain-containing protein; this translates as MNKKNILILLMVIAITSFTGCTSKDDSTISEYKKITAAEAKEMMDQNENILILDVRTEEEFNSGHIEGAILLPDYEIADQAEVVLNDKAATILVYCRSGQRSAGAVKTLNKLGYTNIIDFGGINDWTYEIVSE